From Ignavibacteria bacterium:
ACATTACCTTGGGACGTGTAAAGGCTTCGGCCAGAAAAATAGTTTCAGGATATTCTTTTTTTATGTCCTTAATTACCCATTCCCAGAATCCGAAAGGTTTTGTATGAGGGTTATCCACGCGGAATATTTTAACGCCTTTATCTATCCAGAAAAGAAATATGCTTTTTAATTCATCCCATAGTTTCTTCCAGTTCTCCGTCTCAAAGTTTATGGGAAGTACGTCCTGGTATTTTTTAGGAGGGTTCTCGGCATACTGCACAGTTCCGTCGGGGCGCCATTTGAACCATTCGGGATGCTCCTTTACATAAGGGTGGTCGGGAGAGCATTGGTAGGCAATATCCAGCGCAATTTCAATTCCGAAGTCTTTTGCTTTTGCTATCAGATCTGTAAAGTCAGCCATTGTTCCAAGCTCCGGATGAATAGCTTTATGCCCCCCTTCTTTTGAGCCGATGGCCCAGGGGCTTCCGGGGTCTTCAGGCCCGGCCTCAGTGGAATTGTTCTTCCCTTTTCTGTTTGTAATTCCGATCGGGTGAATGGGGGGAAGGTATATAATATCAAAACCCATGTCGTGGATATCGGGAAGAAGGTTTACAACGTCCTTAAACGTTCCATGGCGGCCCGGTTTAGTGTTTGCCGAGCGGGGGAAGAGTTCATACCAGGCACTGAAAAGTGCACGGTGTCTTTCCACCCAGGCTTCATATTCCTGCTGAAAAACAGATGCAGTTGATTTATCGGTATTAAGCTGCATGAGTAAAGAAAGCTCGGTGTCAAAAGCCAGCTCGGCATTTCCGCTGCGGATCTTTTCAGAGAAACTGAGGAGTTTTTTCTTGTCCTCGCCATTTGCCTGCTGTGCATTCAAATCGATCATATCGGCACCTATCATGAGTTCCACGCTTACATCCTGCGCGGCATCAATGCGTTTAACCAGGTCCTTCTGCCATGTGGTGAAGTGGTCGACCCAGCCCCTTACGGTAAAAAAGCAGG
This genomic window contains:
- a CDS encoding alpha-1,4-glucan--maltose-1-phosphate maltosyltransferase, producing the protein MEQEGRQRVVIENVKPNINCGAYPIKRVIGEKVVVTADIFADGHDTIAAEILYRNSGSKEWKTSPMKFVDNDLWDGSFRVEEEGSCFFTVRGWVDHFTTWQKDLVKRIDAAQDVSVELMIGADMIDLNAQQANGEDKKKLLSFSEKIRSGNAELAFDTELSLLMQLNTDKSTASVFQQEYEAWVERHRALFSAWYELFPRSANTKPGRHGTFKDVVNLLPDIHDMGFDIIYLPPIHPIGITNRKGKNNSTEAGPEDPGSPWAIGSKEGGHKAIHPELGTMADFTDLIAKAKDFGIEIALDIAYQCSPDHPYVKEHPEWFKWRPDGTVQYAENPPKKYQDVLPINFETENWKKLWDELKSIFLFWIDKGVKIFRVDNPHTKPFGFWEWVIKDIKKEYPETIFLAEAFTRPKVMYRLAKAGFTQSYTYFTWRNTKDEFKEYLTELTKRDAREFYRPNFWTNTPDILPENLQFGGRAAFISRFVLAATLSSNYGIYGPAYEVCNITGIEEKEEYMNSEKYEIKFWDRDKPGNIKDVIKKVNIIRKENAALQTTYNIEFYDSDNRYLLCYGKVSEDKSNIIVVVVNLNFFHKQSGSVKIPIKKLGIPEKQSYLVHELLSGKRLMWQGSENFVELDPETSPANIFKIYKRLRREDDFDYFM